In Cloacibacterium caeni, a single window of DNA contains:
- a CDS encoding BamA/OMP85 family outer membrane protein yields MRYILIPIFLFFASVDLSAQVTPNQETAATQNQPSSYILKDIVVDGVKKYTPAQILRFTGLSKGEVVDIPGQKISSAVKKLWETESFSEVEVYVEDVEGQSVVLKFYLQDLMELGEVKFVGKGVGKSKNEKLIKDNNLKPGTKITNDLISSLKNKIPQEYVKKGFADAKITIQDKINANDPNLVDWTIEVAKGKKVKIAKIEFEGNDQVSDAKLRKKGFKETKQKRFGIKGILKPSKFIKDKYEEDKINLISYYNSLGFRDARIVSDSVWRNDKGFNINVKLNEGKKYYIGDVNFIGNTSYSTEVLQKLLGYRKGEIYDAVGFNKKVGEDGGKEDDTDIKSLYLNNGYLFSTVVPVEKAVRGDSIDIEIRIKEGEKATWNRVTWSGNTTTHDHVILRSLRTKPGNLFSKLDIKRTYFDLAGMQFFDPQQIGQDIQPNQQDNTVDVHWTLVEKGSSQVQLQAGYGGNSFIGTLGLTFNNFSLRNFLKLKDFKPVPQGDGQMLSVQAQAGQYFKNYSLSFTEPWLFGNRPTALSVSLNQSMVNYKDYTGASQKLNIFSASAGLNRLLNWPDNYFSLYTGISFQSYNFKNYPFQFGSTTVSNGNANNFSFNVGLSRNSAGYDPIFPTTGSNIEATIKFTPPYSLFQNKDYTSMTPQEKYRWMEFYKIKFKADAYNEVIGKLVLRSTAEMGFLDGYNKDLGAPPFERFYVGGTGLFGGRFDGRELVPLRGYENASTEGGSATDITTIGGGTIYSRYAAELRYPISMNQTAKIFALTFAEAGNTWNNYSSFNPFQLKRSVGVGIRVYMGAFGLIGFDFAYGFDKTIGGSEPSGWQTHFLMNQSL; encoded by the coding sequence ATGAGATATATTTTAATCCCAATTTTTTTATTTTTTGCGTCTGTAGACCTTTCGGCGCAGGTAACTCCTAACCAAGAAACTGCCGCTACTCAAAATCAGCCTTCTTCTTATATCTTAAAAGACATTGTAGTAGATGGTGTGAAAAAATACACTCCTGCTCAAATTTTGAGATTTACAGGACTTAGCAAAGGAGAAGTAGTAGATATTCCTGGACAAAAAATCAGCAGCGCTGTTAAAAAACTTTGGGAAACTGAATCATTCTCAGAAGTAGAAGTTTATGTAGAAGATGTAGAAGGACAAAGCGTAGTTCTTAAATTCTACTTACAAGACCTTATGGAATTAGGTGAAGTGAAATTCGTAGGAAAAGGTGTAGGAAAATCTAAAAATGAAAAACTCATTAAAGATAATAACCTAAAACCTGGAACTAAAATTACCAATGACTTAATTTCGTCACTTAAAAATAAAATTCCTCAAGAATATGTGAAGAAAGGTTTCGCTGATGCTAAAATCACCATTCAAGATAAAATTAATGCAAATGACCCTAACCTTGTAGACTGGACGATAGAAGTAGCTAAAGGAAAAAAAGTTAAAATTGCAAAAATAGAATTCGAAGGAAATGACCAAGTTTCTGATGCGAAACTTAGAAAAAAAGGTTTCAAAGAAACAAAACAGAAAAGATTTGGTATCAAAGGAATTCTAAAACCATCAAAATTCATTAAAGATAAATACGAAGAAGACAAGATAAATCTTATCAGTTATTATAACTCTTTAGGATTCAGAGATGCTAGAATTGTTTCTGACTCTGTTTGGAGAAATGATAAAGGATTTAATATCAATGTAAAACTAAACGAAGGAAAGAAATATTACATCGGTGATGTCAATTTCATTGGAAATACTTCTTATTCTACAGAAGTTTTGCAAAAATTATTAGGCTACAGAAAAGGAGAAATCTATGACGCAGTAGGTTTTAACAAAAAAGTAGGAGAAGATGGCGGTAAAGAAGATGATACAGATATCAAATCACTCTATTTAAATAATGGATATTTATTCTCTACTGTTGTTCCCGTAGAAAAAGCAGTAAGAGGAGATTCTATCGATATAGAAATTAGAATTAAAGAAGGCGAAAAAGCAACTTGGAATAGAGTAACTTGGTCTGGTAACACTACTACTCATGACCACGTAATTCTACGTTCACTAAGAACAAAACCAGGGAATTTATTCTCTAAATTAGATATCAAAAGAACTTATTTTGATTTAGCAGGGATGCAATTCTTTGACCCACAACAAATTGGTCAAGATATCCAACCAAATCAACAAGATAATACCGTAGATGTTCATTGGACTTTAGTAGAAAAAGGTTCATCACAGGTTCAGTTACAAGCTGGTTACGGTGGTAACTCATTTATCGGAACTTTAGGGTTAACTTTCAATAATTTTTCATTAAGAAATTTCTTGAAACTTAAAGATTTCAAACCAGTTCCACAAGGAGACGGACAGATGCTTTCTGTACAAGCGCAAGCGGGTCAGTATTTCAAAAACTACAGTTTGTCATTTACAGAACCTTGGTTATTTGGGAACAGACCTACAGCGCTATCAGTAAGTCTTAACCAATCTATGGTTAATTATAAAGATTATACTGGAGCTAGTCAGAAATTAAATATCTTCTCTGCAAGTGCAGGTTTGAATAGACTTTTAAATTGGCCGGATAACTATTTTTCTCTATATACAGGGATTTCATTCCAGAGTTATAATTTCAAGAATTATCCATTCCAGTTTGGTTCTACTACTGTGAGTAATGGTAATGCTAATAACTTTAGTTTCAATGTTGGTCTAAGTAGAAATTCTGCAGGGTATGACCCAATTTTCCCAACTACAGGTTCTAATATTGAAGCTACAATTAAATTTACGCCACCTTATTCATTGTTCCAAAATAAAGATTATACATCTATGACTCCACAAGAGAAATACAGATGGATGGAATTCTATAAAATTAAGTTTAAAGCAGATGCTTATAACGAAGTAATTGGCAAGTTAGTTCTAAGAAGTACCGCAGAAATGGGATTCTTAGACGGATATAATAAAGATTTAGGAGCTCCACCTTTCGAAAGATTCTATGTAGGAGGTACAGGTTTATTTGGTGGTAGATTTGATGGTAGAGAATTGGTTCCGTTAAGAGGTTACGAAAATGCTTCTACAGAAGGTGGTTCGGCTACAGATATTACAACAATTGGTGGTGGAACAATCTACAGCAGATATGCAGCAGAATTAAGATATCCTATTTCTATGAATCAAACTGCAAAGATTTTTGCATTAACTTTTGCTGAAGCAGGAAACACTTGGAACAATTATTCTTCATTTAATCCGTTTCAGTTAAAAAGATCAGTAGGAGTGGGGATTAGAGTTTACATGGGTGCATTTGGTTTAATAGGATTTGATTTCGCTTATGGATTTGATAAAACTATTGGTGGCTCAGAACCTTCAGGATGGCAGACTCACTTCTTGATGAACCAGTCATTATAA